One genomic window of Candidatus Nitrosopumilus sediminis includes the following:
- the thsB gene encoding thermosome subunit beta — protein MGMQATSKGNMPVVLLKEGGSETKGREAQKNNIAAAKIIAEIVHTSLGPRGMDKMLVDSLGDVTITNDGATILKEIDVQHPAAKMLVEISKTTDNEVGDGTTSAVILAGALLSQAESLIDQDVHPTIIVDGYRKAARKAKEYLEEIADTITANDKTILNKIAKTSMQTKLVRKDSDLLADIIVKSVLAVSEKTGETFDVDIDDIKVEKKAGGSIKDSMIIQGIVLDKEIVHGGMPRKITDAKIALINTALEISKTETDAKINISNPQQLKSFLDEENRMLKTMVDKVIGSGANVVLCQKGLDDMAQHYLAKAGIIAVRRIKESDLTKLAKATGARIVTNLDDLFEKDLGSADVVEEKKIEEDKWVFVEGCKHPKSVTLLLRAGSQRVVDEVERSVHDALMVVKDVILKPEIVAGGGAPETYAATKIRGWAKSLEGREQLAAEKFADALEEIPMALADNAGMDPIDTLTLLRSKQQKGEKWTGIDVMKAKIGNMKSSDIIEPLAVKLQIVSAAAEAACMILRIDDVIATQKSAGGPPGGEGGMPGMGGMPGMGGMPGMGGMPDMGGMM, from the coding sequence ATGGGAATGCAAGCAACTTCAAAGGGAAATATGCCTGTTGTTTTGCTAAAAGAAGGCGGTTCTGAAACTAAAGGACGAGAAGCCCAAAAAAATAACATTGCTGCAGCTAAAATTATCGCAGAAATTGTTCATACCAGCCTTGGCCCAAGAGGCATGGATAAAATGCTAGTTGACTCTTTAGGTGACGTTACAATTACTAATGATGGTGCAACCATCCTAAAAGAAATTGATGTTCAACATCCAGCAGCAAAAATGCTAGTTGAAATCTCAAAAACTACCGATAATGAGGTTGGAGATGGCACAACATCTGCTGTTATCTTAGCAGGAGCACTACTTTCACAAGCTGAATCATTAATTGATCAAGATGTACATCCAACAATTATTGTTGATGGATATAGAAAAGCTGCAAGAAAAGCAAAAGAATACCTAGAAGAAATTGCAGATACAATTACAGCAAACGATAAAACTATTCTAAATAAAATTGCCAAAACCTCAATGCAAACTAAACTTGTTAGAAAAGACTCTGATCTTCTTGCAGATATTATTGTAAAATCTGTACTTGCTGTTTCAGAAAAAACTGGCGAAACTTTTGATGTTGATATTGATGATATTAAAGTAGAAAAGAAAGCCGGAGGCTCTATCAAAGACTCAATGATTATACAGGGTATCGTTCTTGATAAAGAAATTGTTCATGGTGGCATGCCTAGAAAAATTACTGATGCAAAAATTGCATTAATTAACACTGCATTAGAAATTAGTAAGACTGAAACTGATGCAAAAATTAACATTTCAAATCCTCAACAACTGAAATCATTTCTAGATGAAGAAAATAGAATGCTAAAAACAATGGTTGACAAAGTCATTGGGTCTGGTGCAAATGTTGTTTTGTGTCAAAAAGGATTAGATGACATGGCACAACATTATCTAGCAAAAGCTGGAATTATTGCTGTTAGAAGAATCAAAGAAAGTGATCTTACAAAACTTGCAAAAGCAACTGGTGCTAGAATAGTAACTAATCTTGATGATCTTTTTGAAAAAGATCTTGGTTCTGCTGATGTTGTTGAAGAGAAAAAAATTGAAGAAGATAAATGGGTATTTGTAGAAGGATGTAAACATCCAAAATCTGTAACATTACTTCTTCGTGCAGGTTCACAAAGAGTAGTTGATGAAGTTGAACGCTCTGTACATGATGCTTTAATGGTCGTAAAGGATGTAATTTTAAAACCTGAAATTGTCGCAGGTGGCGGTGCCCCCGAAACATATGCAGCAACAAAAATTCGAGGCTGGGCAAAATCTTTGGAAGGTAGAGAACAACTTGCAGCAGAAAAATTCGCTGATGCATTAGAAGAAATCCCAATGGCACTTGCTGATAATGCTGGAATGGATCCAATTGATACGCTTACACTTCTTCGTTCAAAACAACAGAAAGGAGAAAAATGGACTGGAATTGATGTCATGAAAGCAAAGATCGGTAATATGAAATCAAGTGATATTATTGAACCACTTGCAGTTAAACTTCAAATTGTTTCTGCTGCTGCTGAGGCTGCATGTATGATTCTTAGAATAGATGATGTTATTGCTACTCAGAAATCTGCTGGTGGACCACCTGGTGGTGAAGGTGGAATGCCTGGAATGGGTGGAATGCCTGGAATGGGTGGAATGCCTGGAATGGGTGGAATGCCTGACATGGGCGGAATGATGTAA
- a CDS encoding AbrB/MazE/SpoVT family DNA-binding domain-containing protein, producing MSVQDNEVLVKITSAGTISIPKQFRKYMDIQKGEYVKVILGKDRLLVRKVTIS from the coding sequence ATGTCAGTTCAAGATAATGAAGTATTAGTAAAAATCACCTCGGCTGGAACAATTTCAATCCCAAAACAGTTTAGAAAATACATGGACATCCAAAAAGGTGAATATGTTAAAGTAATTCTTGGAAAAGATAGATTGTTGGTAAGAAAAGTCACTATTTCTTGA
- a CDS encoding winged helix DNA-binding protein, whose amino-acid sequence MLVEIPEPEVILGVILAFIVGIVGLYAYFKISPFVRIKSDGFDATQTERLEYYERQLIDMKIRLDALEIQGIEQKVEDPNLELKQFLEKLAKKEVQERPVEVVSKSEITPEKVVSTPNIPNITPANPIDYVLHLITDKSMTSRDIQITLKKSREHTSRLMKKLFEEGYVQRNTESKPYTYSITEKGMAKVGQVEVNPITE is encoded by the coding sequence ATGTTAGTAGAAATTCCCGAACCCGAAGTGATTTTAGGTGTGATTCTAGCATTTATTGTAGGAATTGTAGGTTTGTATGCATATTTCAAGATAAGTCCATTTGTGAGAATTAAGAGTGATGGGTTTGATGCTACACAGACTGAACGATTAGAATATTATGAAAGACAGTTAATAGATATGAAAATACGCCTAGATGCATTAGAAATTCAAGGCATTGAACAGAAAGTAGAGGATCCTAATCTTGAACTTAAACAATTTTTAGAGAAATTAGCAAAAAAAGAGGTTCAGGAGAGACCAGTTGAGGTTGTTAGTAAGTCTGAAATCACACCTGAGAAAGTAGTTTCTACGCCTAATATACCAAATATTACACCTGCGAATCCAATTGATTATGTGTTGCATCTAATCACAGACAAATCTATGACATCACGTGACATACAAATCACATTAAAGAAAAGTAGAGAACACACTTCACGCCTAATGAAAAAGTTGTTTGAGGAGGGATATGTACAAAGGAATACCGAATCAAAACCATATACTTATTCAATTACTGAGAAAGGAATGGCAAAAGTTGGACAGGTTGAAGTCAATCCAATCACAGAATAG
- a CDS encoding cupredoxin domain-containing protein: MKAAISLLALLVVSSGYFVNESFAEISENQPFLLEGSGFAVTEEVIRISEIDLALSSQNQRGSTVNFLTEDGFITLDDKEFVISNLQGKFLREGNYIRLNGAIESPSGFDASISLFGRLVDESKDASVYGFTGRITTSDNTYKIIYVTKLSTLSKISQIPTESKEQNLTIHIFKGASAQGVDKTIPGNTAASNLRFFSIDRLSVHPGTVINIVNDDITNHSIISGKENYGDRYVPFTPDGRISTGPIAPGESATITFDGLGIYKLYDPDYNYMRIEVASFPDIVRDTFGTTTNQQRN; the protein is encoded by the coding sequence ATGAAGGCAGCCATTTCATTATTAGCTTTACTTGTAGTTTCATCTGGATATTTTGTAAATGAATCATTTGCTGAGATTTCTGAAAATCAGCCATTTCTTTTAGAGGGGTCAGGTTTTGCAGTAACTGAGGAAGTAATTAGGATATCTGAAATTGATCTAGCCTTATCTTCTCAAAATCAACGTGGAAGTACAGTTAACTTTCTTACAGAAGATGGTTTTATCACATTAGATGATAAAGAATTTGTAATTTCCAATTTACAAGGAAAATTTTTGCGTGAAGGCAACTATATCAGACTAAATGGAGCAATTGAAAGTCCAAGTGGATTTGATGCATCAATAAGCCTTTTTGGAAGATTAGTTGATGAAAGTAAAGATGCATCAGTTTATGGTTTTACAGGTAGAATTACCACATCAGATAATACGTACAAAATAATTTACGTTACTAAATTATCTACTTTATCAAAAATTAGTCAAATTCCTACAGAATCAAAAGAACAAAATCTAACTATTCATATTTTCAAAGGTGCATCTGCCCAAGGAGTCGATAAAACTATTCCGGGCAATACTGCTGCTAGCAATCTTCGATTCTTTTCTATTGATAGACTTTCAGTACATCCTGGCACTGTCATCAATATAGTAAATGATGATATTACAAATCATAGTATCATTAGTGGAAAAGAAAATTATGGTGATAGATATGTCCCATTTACACCTGATGGAAGGATTTCTACTGGTCCAATTGCACCAGGGGAATCTGCTACTATTACATTTGATGGTTTAGGAATTTACAAACTATACGATCCTGATTATAATTATATGAGAATTGAAGTGGCAAGTTTTCCTGATATAGTTAGAGATACATTTGGTACTACCACAAACCAACAGAGAAATTAG
- a CDS encoding DNA-directed DNA polymerase II small subunit, translating into MKKELTLALNYALNKGFQIHPDAFKILEDVDVKKLEKIIKEIVREKTRQKLFQINQDDLETYLGIKDDLSLQNEIKIISDPTNKITSGEGVKGYNALFSSRFNKLKRIISDRPESKMLKSAASLKNTKIEDDLYVCGLVSVRNSERNITKIVLEDPSGSFEGIIFDEELQKTAGTLLLDQFVMARIGSAKNSGYIIKDLILPDIPEQAKNKSESEAYAVFLSDLHVGSKYFMEEEFSDFVSWISSPDPVAKKIRFVLIGGDVVDGVGIYPNQNKELVCQTIQEQLKKAEDLIDKIPKNVKIIIMPGNHDPGRRALPQPAIPEKYNSGLWERENVFMVGNPAVVSLNGVKVSMFHGQSIDDIVKTTPGLSYDRPTDVMRHLLRARHLSPIYGSQTPIAPEMEDLMVIQDIPDIFHVGHVHRAQLDMYKGILLINSGSWQKQTPFQASVGMTPNPGIAILVNLKTFQVFHQNYSSNLDNVLQT; encoded by the coding sequence ATGAAAAAGGAACTTACTCTTGCATTAAACTATGCATTGAATAAGGGATTTCAGATTCATCCTGATGCCTTCAAAATTTTAGAAGATGTTGATGTAAAAAAATTAGAGAAGATAATAAAAGAAATAGTTAGAGAGAAAACTAGACAGAAATTATTTCAAATTAACCAGGATGATTTGGAAACATATCTTGGAATAAAAGATGATTTATCATTACAAAATGAAATTAAAATAATCTCAGATCCGACAAATAAGATAACTTCTGGAGAGGGAGTAAAGGGGTATAATGCATTATTTTCAAGTCGTTTTAACAAGCTTAAACGGATCATCTCAGACAGACCAGAATCAAAAATGCTCAAATCTGCTGCGTCCTTAAAAAATACAAAAATTGAAGATGATTTGTATGTGTGTGGGCTCGTTTCAGTTAGAAATTCTGAGAGAAATATCACAAAAATAGTCCTTGAAGATCCATCAGGCTCATTTGAGGGTATTATTTTTGATGAGGAATTGCAAAAAACTGCAGGGACTTTGCTGTTAGATCAATTTGTAATGGCCAGAATAGGTTCGGCTAAAAATTCAGGATACATAATAAAGGATCTAATTTTACCTGACATACCAGAACAGGCAAAAAACAAGTCAGAAAGTGAAGCATATGCTGTATTTCTCTCAGATTTGCATGTAGGGAGTAAATATTTCATGGAAGAAGAGTTTTCAGATTTTGTATCATGGATTTCAAGTCCAGATCCTGTTGCAAAGAAAATTCGATTTGTTCTAATTGGAGGTGATGTGGTAGATGGGGTTGGGATATATCCAAATCAGAATAAAGAATTGGTTTGCCAGACAATCCAAGAACAATTAAAAAAAGCAGAAGATTTGATTGACAAAATCCCAAAAAATGTAAAGATCATAATAATGCCCGGAAACCATGATCCTGGACGAAGAGCATTACCACAGCCAGCCATTCCTGAAAAATACAATTCTGGTTTGTGGGAAAGAGAAAATGTGTTTATGGTTGGTAATCCTGCCGTGGTTTCATTAAATGGAGTTAAAGTTTCAATGTTTCATGGACAAAGTATAGATGATATTGTCAAGACTACACCAGGTCTAAGTTATGATAGACCTACTGATGTGATGAGACACCTGCTCAGAGCAAGACATTTGAGCCCAATTTATGGTAGCCAGACACCTATAGCACCTGAAATGGAGGATCTTATGGTTATTCAAGATATTCCAGATATTTTTCATGTCGGTCATGTTCATAGAGCCCAGTTGGACATGTACAAAGGAATTTTGTTGATAAATTCAGGTTCATGGCAGAAACAAACACCATTTCAGGCCAGTGTTGGAATGACTCCAAATCCAGGAATCGCTATTTTGGTAAATCTAAAAACTTTCCAAGTTTTTCATCAAAATTACAGTTCTAATTTAGACAATGTCTTGCAAACTTAG
- a CDS encoding peptidylprolyl isomerase translates to MNKIFLIFSLSIILVSFGNYVFAQTDDQLTVLETNLGTIIIEFFPDDAPKHVENFIGLVESGFYDGVIFHRIIPGFMIQGGDPNTIDGDPSTWGTGGPSTSVDAEFNTIKHNRGIVSMARSADPNSGGSQFFIVHADSNFLDEQYTVFGRLVTEESFETLDKIAAVQTKPNDQPVNSAEVTITKAYVVSRSEISNLLDLEEPERTESTITPSTGNQKYESTEHEIGFSVPEGWLLQTPEKTQSNSPDVVAVGPKIGAINPVISLTVEETNQRTLDDLIMNKTETIKRVVEAGNLNIISEEKVSINGNQAYVINAVGTFFSNNESFDVKFREIMIYDTEKVYTFAYSNGVNEFDSQLPRFEETIDSFEILSQNSLDDDSTNKEGGGCLIATATYGSELAPQVQQLRELRDNKLLQTESGTLFINSFNEFYYSFSPHIADYERENPIFKDAVKITLTPLLTSLSVLNHVNMDSEESVLGYGISLILLNVGMYFVAPAIIIIGIKKQLA, encoded by the coding sequence TTGAATAAAATCTTCCTTATTTTCTCCTTATCAATAATTTTAGTAAGCTTTGGAAATTATGTATTTGCTCAAACTGATGATCAATTAACAGTATTGGAAACCAATCTTGGAACAATTATAATAGAATTTTTCCCAGATGATGCACCAAAACATGTTGAGAATTTTATCGGATTGGTTGAATCTGGATTTTATGATGGAGTAATATTTCATCGAATCATTCCAGGATTTATGATTCAAGGTGGAGATCCAAACACTATCGATGGTGATCCAAGTACTTGGGGAACTGGAGGTCCTTCTACAAGTGTAGATGCTGAATTTAATACAATCAAACATAATCGAGGAATTGTTTCAATGGCAAGATCAGCTGATCCTAACAGTGGTGGCTCACAATTTTTTATTGTTCATGCTGATTCAAATTTCCTTGATGAGCAATACACCGTATTTGGTAGACTTGTAACTGAAGAAAGTTTTGAAACATTAGACAAAATCGCTGCAGTTCAAACAAAACCTAATGATCAACCAGTAAATTCTGCAGAAGTTACTATTACCAAAGCATATGTTGTTAGTCGCTCTGAAATTTCAAATCTTTTGGATTTAGAAGAACCTGAACGTACAGAATCTACAATCACACCTTCTACTGGTAATCAAAAATATGAAAGCACTGAACATGAAATAGGATTTAGTGTACCTGAAGGCTGGCTATTACAAACTCCAGAAAAAACACAATCAAATTCTCCTGATGTTGTAGCAGTTGGACCAAAAATCGGAGCTATAAATCCTGTGATTTCATTAACAGTAGAAGAAACTAATCAAAGAACTTTGGATGATCTGATTATGAATAAAACTGAAACAATTAAACGAGTTGTAGAGGCAGGCAACCTGAATATAATCTCAGAAGAAAAAGTTTCTATTAATGGAAATCAAGCTTATGTGATAAATGCAGTAGGCACATTCTTTTCAAATAATGAAAGCTTTGATGTTAAATTTAGAGAAATTATGATTTATGATACAGAAAAAGTTTACACATTCGCATACAGCAATGGGGTAAATGAATTTGATTCGCAACTTCCAAGATTTGAAGAAACAATTGATTCTTTTGAAATATTATCACAAAATTCTTTAGATGATGATTCAACAAATAAAGAAGGAGGAGGTTGTCTGATAGCAACTGCAACATATGGCTCAGAACTAGCTCCTCAAGTACAACAACTACGAGAACTAAGAGATAACAAACTATTACAAACAGAATCAGGAACTTTATTCATCAATTCATTTAACGAATTTTATTATTCATTTAGTCCACATATCGCAGATTACGAACGAGAAAACCCAATATTCAAGGATGCAGTAAAGATTACTCTTACACCACTCCTCACATCACTTTCAGTTCTTAATCATGTGAATATGGATTCAGAAGAATCAGTGTTAGGATATGGTATTAGTCTCATTTTACTTAATGTTGGAATGTATTTTGTAGCTCCTGCAATCATAATTATAGGAATTAAAAAACAATTAGCATAG
- a CDS encoding Cdc6/Cdc18 family protein has protein sequence MSDPIDDLLDAAESGKSIIKNRDILHYSYIPDIILHRKSEQEQVTQSLLPILKKSRPSNLLVYGKPGTGKTLVVKKVLSKIQERVEKSNFPIKLIYSNSKEETTLYGLLVSLGRQLGLNEKELPSNGLAISVVFKRLLTKIDEDKLNAIFVIDEIDYLAQLVAKTGKDILYQLTRANERLTQGSLTLVGISNDLTFKERLDPRVISSLGEEEIVFTNYNVEQIKKILEERIHESFIPNSIEEPALNLIAALAGGEHGDARRAIDLLRVAGELAERQQSDKVTIEHVREASQKMEENKEEKSLKSFPLHEKLILIAIMKANGSSTGEIYSSYKNLCKAVGKDELTQRRITQMLSEIELSGIISGRLIHQGIHGRTKKYKLTISSEMIKKTFKDDLSLQDIV, from the coding sequence ATGTCTGATCCAATAGATGATTTGTTAGATGCAGCAGAATCAGGAAAGTCAATAATAAAAAATCGAGACATTCTTCATTATTCATATATTCCAGATATTATCCTACATAGGAAATCTGAACAAGAACAAGTTACCCAATCATTATTACCAATTCTAAAAAAATCAAGACCTTCAAATCTTCTAGTATATGGAAAACCTGGTACTGGTAAAACATTAGTAGTAAAAAAAGTATTATCTAAAATCCAAGAGAGAGTAGAGAAATCCAACTTCCCAATCAAACTAATCTATTCTAATTCCAAAGAAGAGACAACTCTTTACGGGTTATTGGTCAGCCTAGGCAGGCAATTAGGCCTAAATGAGAAGGAATTACCCTCAAATGGACTAGCCATTAGCGTAGTGTTCAAAAGATTACTAACCAAAATTGATGAAGATAAACTAAATGCTATTTTCGTAATTGATGAAATTGATTATCTAGCCCAACTAGTGGCAAAAACAGGAAAAGACATTCTTTATCAACTCACTAGAGCAAATGAACGTCTAACCCAAGGCTCTCTAACTTTGGTAGGGATTTCAAACGATTTGACATTTAAAGAAAGATTAGATCCTAGAGTAATCAGTAGTTTAGGAGAAGAGGAGATTGTATTTACAAACTATAATGTTGAACAAATAAAAAAAATTCTTGAAGAAAGAATCCATGAATCATTTATCCCAAATTCTATAGAGGAACCGGCTCTAAATCTCATCGCCGCACTTGCTGGAGGAGAACATGGAGATGCTAGGCGAGCAATTGATTTACTTCGAGTAGCAGGAGAACTTGCTGAAAGACAACAATCAGACAAAGTCACCATTGAGCATGTCAGGGAAGCGTCTCAAAAAATGGAAGAAAATAAAGAGGAAAAATCCCTCAAATCATTCCCTCTTCACGAGAAACTAATTCTTATCGCAATAATGAAGGCAAATGGCTCTTCCACAGGTGAGATTTACTCATCCTACAAAAACCTCTGTAAAGCAGTTGGAAAAGATGAGCTGACTCAAAGAAGGATCACACAAATGCTTAGTGAAATTGAATTATCTGGAATTATCTCTGGAAGATTGATTCATCAAGGAATTCATGGCAGGACTAAAAAATACAAACTCACAATATCGTCTGAAATGATAAAAAAAACATTCAAAGATGATCTAAGTTTGCAAGACATTGTCTAA
- the cbiE gene encoding precorrin-6y C5,15-methyltransferase (decarboxylating) subunit CbiE, which produces MKVYAVGVGPGSPKYVTEIVKEIIQNCDVVIGYKYTLKTIEDLIAGKEVYEITMNDQEASYQKILPELGERTLVIPFTGDVNFSESEVVDRLIEIFGEVEIVPGISSIQVAASRAKVPLDKSKVITMHVTTPIEDKKLELQKALIDGFSVVLVPRPWPKQPDKHFMPSEIAIYLRKHNFETDKMKVHVFEAITTENETCFEGTVKDLEGKEFSDLSVMVFNQVNLDSYMNYRWQWEN; this is translated from the coding sequence TTGAAAGTTTATGCTGTGGGTGTTGGACCTGGTTCTCCAAAATATGTGACAGAAATTGTTAAGGAAATAATTCAGAATTGTGACGTTGTTATTGGTTACAAATACACATTAAAAACAATAGAAGATTTGATTGCAGGAAAAGAAGTGTATGAAATTACTATGAATGATCAAGAGGCTTCTTATCAAAAAATACTTCCAGAACTTGGAGAGAGAACATTAGTTATTCCATTTACTGGAGATGTTAATTTTTCAGAATCAGAAGTTGTTGATAGGTTGATAGAAATTTTTGGAGAAGTTGAGATTGTTCCAGGTATTAGTTCAATTCAAGTTGCAGCATCAAGAGCAAAGGTTCCTCTTGATAAATCTAAAGTAATTACAATGCATGTAACTACTCCTATAGAAGACAAAAAATTAGAGTTACAAAAAGCATTGATTGATGGTTTTAGTGTAGTTTTAGTTCCAAGACCTTGGCCAAAACAACCAGACAAGCATTTCATGCCTTCTGAAATAGCGATTTATCTTAGAAAACATAATTTTGAGACTGATAAAATGAAAGTTCATGTTTTCGAGGCAATAACTACTGAAAATGAGACATGTTTTGAGGGAACAGTGAAAGATTTGGAAGGAAAGGAATTTTCTGATTTATCTGTAATGGTGTTCAATCAAGTAAATCTTGATTCATACATGAATTACAGATGGCAGTGGGAAAACTAA
- a CDS encoding geranylgeranylglyceryl/heptaprenylglyceryl phosphate synthase, protein MAGDKVESFLKSELKKKNALLFVLIDSEVSNLEASSKLAKDVEKIGASAILVGGSSATDQIEMAQVVKGIKKGLKIPIILFPGNVTGVVPDADAILFSSLMNSENPYFITQAQALGAPSVLKFGLEPLPTAYLVIGDGTSAWFVGSARGIPFEKPKIAAAYSLAAQFLGMRFVYLEAGSGAKTNVTPEMVKTVRHAFNGFLIVGGGIKDEKTAESLVKAGADALVIGTFLEKGGSIKKLEKIAKAIQRSK, encoded by the coding sequence ATGGCTGGAGATAAGGTAGAATCATTCCTAAAATCAGAATTAAAAAAGAAAAATGCATTATTGTTCGTCTTAATAGACTCAGAAGTATCCAATCTTGAGGCATCAAGCAAACTTGCCAAAGATGTTGAAAAGATTGGGGCTTCAGCAATTTTAGTAGGAGGATCATCTGCAACTGATCAAATTGAAATGGCTCAAGTAGTAAAAGGAATCAAAAAAGGCCTAAAAATTCCAATAATTCTATTTCCAGGTAATGTTACTGGCGTTGTACCAGATGCTGATGCAATCCTATTTAGTTCATTAATGAATTCTGAAAATCCATATTTTATAACCCAAGCACAGGCTTTAGGAGCTCCAAGTGTACTTAAATTTGGATTAGAACCACTTCCAACTGCATATTTAGTAATTGGAGATGGAACATCAGCATGGTTTGTTGGTTCAGCAAGAGGAATTCCATTTGAAAAACCAAAAATTGCTGCTGCATATTCACTTGCGGCTCAATTTCTTGGCATGAGATTTGTATATCTTGAAGCAGGTTCTGGCGCAAAGACTAATGTCACTCCTGAAATGGTAAAGACAGTTAGACATGCCTTTAATGGATTTTTAATTGTAGGTGGAGGAATTAAAGATGAAAAAACTGCTGAAAGTCTAGTTAAAGCAGGAGCAGATGCTCTAGTGATTGGAACCTTCCTTGAAAAAGGAGGAAGTATCAAAAAACTCGAAAAAATAGCAAAAGCAATTCAAAGAAGCAAGTAG
- the glyA gene encoding serine hydroxymethyltransferase, with the protein MAKSQNRESYDKIFTKLKEHHKWFENSIPLIASENIPSPAVREAIISDFGNRYAEGWPGERVYAGCVYIDDVEFECMKLAKKLYKAKFADVRPISGVVANLAVYSAFTNPGDIMLAPSIPAGGHISHGKKEHFGTAGLVHGLEIEFYPFDAEEMTIDVDKTKQKVKDLKKENRLPKMAMFGGSLFLFPHPVKELSDFLKSYGMHINYDAAHVAGLIAGGKFQDPLREGADTMTMSTHKTLFGPQGGLVLGSKEHEEVIKKATFPGLTSSHHIHHMAGKAVAFAEALEFGKDYATAVIKNAKIFAEALSDMGFKVLGESKGFTESHQIAVNVLDYSDGGKVESDLEKANIIVNRQLIPGDIKAGRNYFHPGGIRLGVSEITRLGMKKNEMQEIASYIKQVVIDKKDPKKILSKVKAFRKDYQKVKFCFDNKLGAYEYVKLR; encoded by the coding sequence ATGGCAAAATCTCAAAATAGAGAATCTTATGATAAAATATTTACAAAATTAAAGGAACATCACAAGTGGTTTGAAAATTCAATTCCGTTAATTGCAAGTGAGAATATTCCTAGTCCTGCAGTCAGAGAAGCAATAATTTCTGATTTTGGAAACAGGTATGCTGAAGGATGGCCTGGAGAAAGAGTCTATGCTGGTTGTGTCTACATTGATGATGTAGAGTTTGAATGTATGAAATTAGCCAAGAAATTATACAAAGCAAAATTTGCTGATGTCAGACCAATCTCAGGAGTTGTTGCAAATTTGGCAGTATATTCTGCATTTACAAATCCAGGAGATATTATGTTGGCACCTTCAATTCCAGCAGGTGGACATATTTCACATGGAAAAAAGGAACATTTTGGAACTGCTGGTTTAGTTCACGGATTAGAAATTGAATTCTATCCATTTGATGCAGAGGAAATGACAATTGATGTAGATAAAACAAAACAAAAAGTGAAAGATCTCAAAAAAGAAAATCGCTTACCAAAAATGGCAATGTTTGGTGGTTCGTTGTTTTTATTTCCTCATCCTGTCAAAGAATTGTCAGATTTTCTAAAAAGTTATGGTATGCATATCAATTATGATGCAGCACATGTTGCGGGGTTAATAGCAGGAGGAAAATTCCAAGATCCTCTTCGAGAAGGAGCAGACACCATGACTATGAGCACTCACAAGACTTTGTTTGGGCCTCAAGGAGGACTTGTATTGGGTTCAAAAGAGCATGAAGAGGTTATTAAAAAAGCAACTTTTCCCGGACTTACAAGTAGTCATCATATTCATCATATGGCAGGAAAAGCAGTTGCATTTGCTGAAGCTTTAGAGTTCGGTAAAGATTATGCTACTGCAGTAATCAAAAATGCCAAAATATTTGCAGAGGCATTGAGTGATATGGGATTCAAAGTGTTAGGAGAGAGTAAGGGATTTACAGAATCACATCAAATTGCAGTCAATGTTTTAGATTATTCTGATGGTGGAAAAGTGGAATCTGATTTAGAAAAAGCAAACATCATAGTAAACAGACAATTGATTCCAGGAGATATCAAAGCTGGAAGAAATTATTTTCATCCAGGTGGAATTAGGTTAGGCGTTTCTGAGATCACAAGACTAGGAATGAAAAAGAATGAGATGCAAGAGATTGCATCATACATTAAACAAGTTGTAATTGATAAAAAAGATCCAAAGAAAATACTTTCAAAAGTTAAAGCATTCAGAAAAGATTATCAGAAAGTTAAATTCTGTTTTGATAATAAATTAGGTGCTTACGAATACGTCAAATTAAGATAA